The proteins below are encoded in one region of Elgaria multicarinata webbii isolate HBS135686 ecotype San Diego chromosome 8, rElgMul1.1.pri, whole genome shotgun sequence:
- the LOC134402098 gene encoding uncharacterized protein LOC134402098 gives MGRPRKTPDYVSSPRPAAAAPKAAPAAPQSSASSKTLPAKSRTASAPTPKSEGGKPGRAEKPACTASAQGTSQSYPVRSAAAYGGEQGDTRSSRGARSKTVAAAGGVQSHTEAFASAGASKTPGKAATSQGKANHLPSPFPTTKVAEIEKETRGQRMNPEWHKWRENRITASIAPKIANSKFVNGRSSEVPQSYLKAVVESGSGVQTPAMSWGVRNEQKAVQAYEVLKSSKASKPVKVDHCGLFVDKGKAWLAASPDGIVKEADTGKELGVLEVKCPYKHRDKTVTEACKDKAFCLEKEGNSFSLKKTHPYYTQVQCQMGVTGLEKADFVVHTNKETVIAPVDFDPAFWEKTVPKLEKFYTDAVVPFLEKKESAAVWAKEE, from the coding sequence ATGGGCAGGCCCAGGAAAACCCCTGACTATGTGTCATCGCCTCGACCTGCCGCTGCAGCGCCCAAAGCCGCCCCGGCAGCCCCTCAGTCTTCTGCCTCCTCCAAGACCCTTCCTGCAAAGAGTAGAACCGCGAGTGCTCCCACGCCTAAGAGTGAAGGTGGCAAGCCAGGACGGGCAGAAAAGCCTGCCTGCACCGCGAGTGCCCAGGGAACAAGTCAGAGTTACCCAGTGAGGTCCGCGGCGGCATATGGCGGTGAGCAAGGAGACACCAGGAGCAGCCGTGGAGCGAGATCCAAGACCGTCGCAGCAGCTGGAGGAGTCCAGTCTCATACCGAAGCCTTTGCAAGCGCCGGTGCTTCCAAAACCCCAGGCAAAGCCGCCACATCCCAAGGCAAAGCAAAtcatcttccctccccctttcccactaCAAAAGTGGCTGAAATAGAGAAAGAGACGCGGGGTCAGCGAATGAACCCTGAATGGCACAAGTGGCGGGAAAATCGCATCACAGCCTCCATAGCTCCCAAGATCGCCAACAGCAAGTTCGTGAATGGCCGGAGCTCCGAGGTGCCTCAGTCGTACCTTAAAGCTGTTGTAGAATCTGGCTCCGGTGTACAGACCCCGGCCATGTCTTGGGGCGTCCGTAACGAGCAGAAAGCAGTGCAGGCCTACGAAGTGCTCAAGTCCAGCAAGGCTAGCAAGCCGGTGAAGGTTGATCATTGCGGCCTCTTCGTTGACAAAGGGAAGGCCTGGCTAGCCGCCAGCCCTGACGGGATTGTCAAAGAAGCAGATACGGGCAAGGAACTTGGGGTTTTGGAGGTCAAGTGTCCCTATAAACACCGAGACAAGACGGTGACGGAAGCTTGTAAAGACAAAGCCTTCTGCCTGGAGAAAGAGGGCAATTCCTTCTCgttgaaaaaaacccacccctatTACACGCAAGTGCAGTGCCAGATGGGAGTCACTGGCCTTGAAAAGGCAGACTTCGTGGTTCACACCAACAAAGAGACTGTGATTGCCCCGGTAGATTTTGATCCAGCTTTCTGGGAGAAAACGGTGCCTAAGCTGGAGAAGTTCTACACTGATGCCGTAGTCCCTTTTCTGGAGAAGAAGGAAAGTGCTGCAGTCTGGGCTAAAGAAGAATGA